A region from the Gemmatimonadota bacterium genome encodes:
- a CDS encoding Na+/H+ antiporter subunit E, producing MAHLLGMGAGLMAFWLFLSGHYTLLITGFGVVSAILVTYLARRMDVVDRESVPLHLALRAWAYVPWLAWEILKANVDVLKIVLRPRMEIDPALGRYEGHEKTALGRFIYANSITLTPGTITTGVYGHSMEVHSLTKAALAGTEEGEMDRRVVLLEGP from the coding sequence ATGGCTCATCTGCTGGGCATGGGAGCCGGCCTCATGGCCTTCTGGCTCTTCCTCTCCGGCCACTACACGCTGCTCATCACCGGCTTCGGCGTGGTTTCGGCCATCCTCGTGACCTACCTGGCGCGACGCATGGACGTCGTCGACCGGGAATCGGTGCCGCTCCATCTGGCCCTGCGCGCCTGGGCCTATGTTCCCTGGTTGGCGTGGGAGATCCTGAAGGCCAACGTGGACGTGCTCAAGATCGTCCTCCGCCCCCGCATGGAAATCGACCCGGCGCTCGGCCGCTACGAAGGCCATGAGAAGACAGCGCTGGGGCGATTCATCTACGCCAACTCCATCACGCTGACCCCGGGGACCATCACGACCGGCGTGTATGGCCACAGCATGGAAGTCCATTCGTTGACCAAAGCGGCCCTGGCGGGAACGGAAGAGGGCGAGATGGACCGACGGGTCGTCCTTCTGGAGGGACCATGA
- a CDS encoding monovalent cation/H+ antiporter complex subunit F has translation MMFAVAAAGILVAMALALVRAVLGPTVFDRILAANMFGTKTVVLIAVIGFLSGRPDFMDLALVYALMNFIGTVAVLKYVAARGDLARPFSDDQVA, from the coding sequence ATGATGTTCGCCGTCGCCGCGGCCGGTATCCTGGTCGCCATGGCCCTCGCGCTGGTGCGGGCCGTGCTGGGGCCGACCGTCTTCGATCGAATCCTGGCCGCCAACATGTTCGGCACCAAGACGGTGGTGCTGATCGCGGTGATCGGATTCCTGTCGGGCCGTCCCGACTTCATGGACCTGGCTCTGGTCTACGCCCTGATGAACTTCATCGGCACGGTCGCGGTGCTGAAGTATGTGGCCGCCCGTGGCGATCTGGCTCGCCCCTTCAGCGATGACCAGGTGGCCTGA
- the mnhG gene encoding monovalent cation/H(+) antiporter subunit G: MAIVIDIASWVLIVLGVLFMVAGSIGVNRLPDVFTRQHAAGMTDTAGAGLLLTGLILQAGVGLNAVRLLFILLFVAFTSPISTHATCRAALEAGIEPVRRKEGGVWTS; the protein is encoded by the coding sequence ATGGCGATCGTGATCGATATCGCCAGCTGGGTGTTGATCGTGCTGGGCGTGCTGTTCATGGTGGCCGGTTCGATCGGCGTCAATCGGCTGCCGGACGTCTTCACACGCCAGCATGCCGCTGGCATGACAGATACGGCCGGGGCCGGACTCCTGTTGACGGGACTGATCCTGCAGGCCGGTGTGGGGCTCAACGCGGTGCGCTTGCTCTTCATCCTGCTGTTCGTGGCATTCACCAGTCCGATCTCGACCCATGCCACGTGCCGGGCCGCCCTGGAAGCGGGGATCGAGCCTGTGCGTCGGAAGGAGGGTGGCGTCTGGACGTCGTAA
- a CDS encoding DUF4040 domain-containing protein encodes MPGRPGSGDRACASEGGWRLDVVIDFALLAFLTLTALAIVRVRSLFAAVMLAGIYSFLSAGLFVVMDAVDVAFTESSVGAGISTILLLGALALVGAEEKKPSHTPVLPLVVVLITGAVLIYATLDLPPYGDPANPIHHHVVPRYLEESAHEVAVPNVVTSVLASYRGYDTMGETSVVFTALVGVLLLLGRSRKEGKQS; translated from the coding sequence GTGCCGGGCCGCCCTGGAAGCGGGGATCGAGCCTGTGCGTCGGAAGGAGGGTGGCGTCTGGACGTCGTAATCGACTTCGCGCTGCTGGCGTTCTTGACGCTCACCGCGCTGGCCATCGTCCGGGTCCGCTCTTTGTTCGCCGCGGTGATGCTTGCGGGCATCTACAGCTTCCTGTCCGCCGGCCTGTTCGTGGTGATGGACGCGGTGGACGTGGCCTTCACGGAGTCGTCGGTGGGGGCGGGGATCTCCACCATTCTGCTGTTGGGGGCCCTGGCCCTGGTGGGAGCGGAGGAGAAGAAGCCGTCGCACACGCCCGTCCTTCCTCTGGTGGTGGTGTTGATCACCGGGGCGGTCCTGATCTACGCGACGCTGGACCTCCCGCCCTACGGTGATCCGGCCAACCCGATCCACCACCATGTGGTCCCCCGCTACCTGGAGGAGTCGGCACACGAGGTGGCCGTGCCCAACGTGGTCACGTCTGTGCTGGCATCGTACAGAGGCTACGACACGATGGGCGAGACATCCGTCGTGTTCACTGCGCTGGTCGGCGTGCTGCTGCTTCTGGGGCGCAGCCGCAAGGAAGGGAAGCAGTCATGA
- a CDS encoding Na(+)/H(+) antiporter subunit B: MRDQVILRIGVKVLIPLILVFALYVQFHGDFGPGGGFQAGVIFAAGFVLYGLVFGLSKLLRVLPKGVWLTLAPLGVMIYAGVGVVALLKGGAFLDYNVLRHDPVHGQHLGIMLVELGVLTTVFAVMTGIFVTFAERGNGDE, translated from the coding sequence ATGAGGGATCAGGTCATCCTACGCATTGGGGTGAAGGTGCTGATTCCCCTCATCCTGGTCTTCGCGTTGTACGTCCAGTTCCACGGTGACTTCGGTCCCGGAGGGGGGTTCCAGGCGGGTGTGATCTTCGCAGCTGGCTTCGTGCTCTACGGACTGGTCTTCGGTCTCTCGAAGCTCCTGCGAGTCCTGCCCAAGGGCGTCTGGCTCACGCTTGCCCCTCTGGGGGTCATGATCTACGCAGGTGTGGGCGTGGTCGCCCTGCTCAAGGGTGGCGCTTTCCTCGACTACAACGTGCTGCGTCACGATCCGGTGCACGGACAGCATCTGGGCATCATGCTGGTGGAGCTCGGCGTGCTCACAACGGTCTTCGCAGTGATGACCGGGATCTTCGTGACCTTTGCCGAGCGGGGGAACGGCGACGAATGA
- a CDS encoding cation:proton antiporter subunit C: MRILGLYNYWIFVALMMIGLYTVIARDHLVKKLIGLSIFQTSVFIFYISMGKIHGGTAPILIEDPEAAAHGGEAAGHGLSLLEGVVYSNPLPHVLILTAIVVGIATTAVGLALVVRIKESYGTVEEGEILAVEQEMPS; this comes from the coding sequence ATGAGGATCCTGGGGCTCTACAATTATTGGATCTTCGTTGCCCTGATGATGATCGGGCTCTACACCGTTATCGCCCGCGATCACCTGGTGAAGAAGCTGATCGGCCTGTCCATCTTTCAGACCTCTGTGTTCATCTTCTACATCAGCATGGGGAAGATCCACGGCGGGACCGCCCCCATCTTGATCGAGGACCCCGAGGCAGCCGCGCACGGTGGAGAGGCCGCGGGCCACGGCCTCTCGCTTCTGGAAGGCGTGGTCTACTCCAACCCGCTTCCGCACGTGCTGATCCTGACCGCAATCGTGGTTGGGATCGCCACCACCGCGGTCGGACTGGCTCTGGTGGTTCGCATCAAGGAATCGTACGGCACCGTGGAGGAAGGCGAGATCCTGGCGGTCGAGCAGGAGATGCCCTCATGA
- a CDS encoding monovalent cation/H+ antiporter subunit D family protein, which yields MTEHFPVLLIIVPFLAAPLSLLLRNGRVSFGLAVAATWAALWMAVQVLFRVLEQGTISYHIGGWEPPWGIEYRVDYLNAFVLVLVALIGAIASPYMGKSVAQEIAKEKLPAFYTAFLLCFTGLLGITVTGDAFNVFVFLEVSSLSAYALIAMGRDRRALTASFRYLIMGSVGATFIVIGIGLMYAMTGTLNMADLAERLPAVSDTRTIRAAFAFLTIGTCLKLALFPLHLWLPNAYTYAPSAVTSFVAATATKVAVYMLLRFFFTIFGPGFSFEVVQLDWVLLPLALVAIVSMSLVAVFQQNVKRSLAYSSVAQIGYMILGISLVSVAGLTGGIVHLFNHALMKAALFMAVGCVMYRVGSVSLSDWAGLGRRMPWTMGAFVGAGLSIIGVPATVGFISKWYLIVGALEKGWWPVAALVLGSSLLALVYIWRVVEVAYLQPAPQGREGRAEAPLSLLIPTWILVLLNFYFGINARLTAGVAADAARWLLGGGS from the coding sequence GTGACCGAGCATTTCCCGGTACTCCTCATCATCGTGCCCTTCCTCGCGGCGCCGCTGTCGCTGCTGCTCCGCAACGGTCGCGTGTCGTTCGGGCTCGCCGTGGCGGCCACCTGGGCGGCCCTCTGGATGGCCGTACAGGTCCTCTTCCGGGTGCTGGAGCAGGGCACCATCAGCTATCACATCGGCGGGTGGGAGCCGCCCTGGGGGATCGAGTACCGGGTCGACTACCTGAACGCGTTCGTTCTGGTCCTGGTGGCCTTGATCGGCGCCATCGCTTCGCCCTACATGGGCAAGAGCGTTGCCCAGGAGATCGCGAAAGAGAAGCTCCCCGCCTTCTACACCGCGTTCCTGCTGTGCTTCACCGGCCTGCTGGGGATCACGGTCACGGGCGACGCGTTCAACGTCTTCGTGTTCCTCGAGGTGTCCTCGCTGTCGGCCTATGCGCTCATCGCCATGGGCCGGGACCGGCGCGCCCTCACGGCGTCCTTCCGCTACCTGATCATGGGCAGCGTGGGCGCGACGTTCATCGTGATCGGGATCGGCTTGATGTACGCGATGACCGGCACGCTGAACATGGCGGATCTCGCCGAGCGGCTACCGGCCGTGAGCGACACCCGGACGATCCGTGCCGCGTTCGCCTTTTTGACCATCGGGACTTGCTTGAAGCTGGCCCTGTTCCCGCTCCACCTTTGGCTGCCCAACGCGTACACGTACGCGCCCTCGGCGGTCACGTCGTTCGTCGCGGCCACGGCGACCAAGGTGGCGGTGTACATGCTGCTCCGCTTCTTCTTCACGATCTTCGGCCCGGGCTTCTCGTTCGAGGTCGTCCAGCTCGACTGGGTGCTGCTGCCCTTGGCGCTGGTGGCGATCGTTTCGATGTCCCTGGTGGCTGTATTCCAGCAGAACGTCAAGCGCTCGCTCGCCTACTCCAGCGTCGCCCAGATCGGCTACATGATCCTGGGCATCTCCCTCGTGTCGGTGGCGGGGCTGACCGGCGGGATCGTGCATCTGTTCAACCACGCCCTCATGAAGGCGGCCCTGTTCATGGCGGTCGGATGCGTCATGTACAGGGTGGGCTCCGTCTCCCTCTCCGATTGGGCCGGCCTGGGTCGGCGAATGCCGTGGACGATGGGCGCCTTCGTGGGTGCCGGCCTCAGCATCATCGGCGTACCCGCCACGGTCGGATTCATCAGCAAGTGGTACTTGATCGTCGGTGCCCTGGAGAAGGGCTGGTGGCCGGTGGCTGCCCTGGTGCTGGGTAGCTCGCTGCTGGCCCTGGTCTACATCTGGAGGGTGGTCGAGGTGGCGTACCTCCAGCCTGCGCCGCAGGGGCGGGAGGGAAGGGCGGAGGCACCGCTCTCCCTGTTGATCCCGACCTGGATCCTCGTGCTCCTCAACTTCTACTTCGGGATCAACGCACGCCTGACCGCCGGAGTCGCGGCTGACGCAGCGCGCTGGCTGCTCGGGGGTGGTTCGTGA
- a CDS encoding monovalent cation/H+ antiporter subunit D family protein translates to MNDILLTLAIPAIGAVAIGLLGRWPNARETALLLTAAILFSVVVRFYPAVIAGARPAVSLLQVAPGLELRFEVEPLGLVFALVASSLWFLTSLYAIGYMRGHHEKNQTRFYIFFALAISSAMGVAFAGNLFTLFMFYEVLTFSTFPLVTHHGTPEARRAGRVYLGILVSTSVGLQLLAIAWTWVATGTLDFQEGGILAGHISATVLPILLALYVFGIGKAAVMPFHRWLPAAMVAPTPVSALLHAVAVVKAGVFSILKVSVYVFGIDFLHQTGASVWLMWVAAATILLGSLVAFTKDNLKARLAYSTISQLSYIVLGAMLATRWGIVGGGMHIVMHAFGKITLFFCAGAIMVAAHKTEISEMDGLGRTMPITFAAFLIGSLSIIGLPPAGGSWSKWFLGLGALDAGQIGLVAVLMLSSLLSMAYLLIIPVRAFFLPPSEDDHHHDGIHEAPWPSLVALMATAILTVALFFYPDPFYELMLRVVGP, encoded by the coding sequence GTGAACGACATTCTCCTGACGCTGGCCATCCCGGCCATCGGCGCGGTCGCGATCGGGCTCCTGGGGCGCTGGCCGAATGCGCGTGAGACGGCGTTGCTGCTAACGGCGGCGATCCTGTTCTCCGTCGTGGTCCGTTTCTATCCGGCCGTGATCGCCGGCGCCCGGCCGGCCGTATCTCTTCTCCAGGTCGCCCCCGGGCTCGAGCTCCGTTTCGAAGTCGAGCCCTTGGGGCTCGTCTTCGCTCTGGTGGCCAGCTCTCTCTGGTTCCTCACGTCGCTCTACGCGATCGGATACATGAGAGGGCACCACGAGAAGAACCAGACACGCTTCTACATCTTCTTCGCCCTGGCGATCTCCAGCGCGATGGGGGTGGCGTTTGCAGGAAACCTCTTCACGCTGTTCATGTTCTACGAGGTCCTCACGTTCTCGACGTTCCCGTTGGTGACTCACCATGGAACGCCAGAGGCCCGCCGGGCGGGTCGCGTATACCTCGGCATCCTCGTCTCGACCTCGGTGGGCCTCCAGCTCCTGGCCATCGCCTGGACGTGGGTGGCGACCGGCACGCTTGATTTCCAGGAAGGTGGGATCCTGGCCGGGCACATCTCCGCGACGGTGCTCCCGATTCTGTTGGCCCTGTATGTATTCGGGATCGGCAAGGCGGCGGTCATGCCGTTCCACCGCTGGCTCCCCGCGGCCATGGTGGCGCCTACCCCGGTGAGCGCGCTGCTGCACGCGGTGGCGGTCGTGAAGGCCGGCGTATTCTCGATCCTCAAGGTGTCGGTCTACGTCTTCGGGATCGATTTCCTGCATCAAACCGGCGCATCCGTGTGGCTGATGTGGGTCGCCGCCGCCACCATTCTGCTGGGATCCCTGGTCGCCTTCACGAAAGACAATCTGAAGGCTCGGTTGGCTTACTCGACCATCAGCCAGCTTTCCTACATCGTGCTGGGGGCGATGCTGGCGACACGCTGGGGCATCGTCGGTGGCGGCATGCACATCGTCATGCACGCCTTCGGGAAGATCACCCTCTTCTTCTGCGCGGGGGCCATCATGGTTGCCGCACACAAGACCGAGATCAGCGAGATGGACGGGCTGGGCCGTACCATGCCCATCACGTTCGCCGCTTTCCTGATCGGCTCCTTGAGCATCATCGGGCTGCCCCCGGCCGGCGGCTCCTGGAGCAAGTGGTTCCTGGGACTGGGAGCGCTGGATGCAGGACAGATCGGGCTGGTGGCCGTGCTCATGCTCAGCTCCCTGCTGTCCATGGCGTATCTCCTCATCATCCCGGTGCGGGCCTTCTTCCTGCCCCCATCCGAGGACGATCACCACCACGATGGAATCCACGAGGCACCCTGGCCGTCACTGGTTGCCCTCATGGCAACGGCAATCTTGACCGTGGCGCTGTTCTTCTACCCTGATCCCTTCTACGAGCTGATGTTGCGGGTGGTGGGCCCATGA
- a CDS encoding Na(+)/H(+) antiporter subunit D, translating into MIGSLPPFALFFLGALLVPLVRGIPRAVLLLLIPAIGALNVASMEPGQVMELQLLGYTLTPVRVDRLSLLFGYLFHLAAFIGIVYSLHLKREDRDTTQHVSAVLYAGAALGAVFAGDLITLFVFWELLALTSVFLIWTRRKPTAVASGMRYLIIQVVSGVTLLAGILVHAHERGSIEFGPIGIEGLGGKLILLGVGVKAAFPFLHTWLTEAYPEGTATGTVFLSAFTTKAAVYTLARGFPGTEVLIYVGAFMACYPIFFAVIENDLRKVLSYSMMNQIGFMVVGVGIGSDLAVNGAVAHAFNDVLFKGLLFMSMGAVLYVTGTTKASELGGLYKTMPITTILCIVGALSISAVPFFNGFVSKAMIMSALLHEHQNAIWLVMLFASAGVVEHAGIKIPFFAFFAHDSGIRAKEPPVNMLVAMTIGATLCIAIGIMPRLLYDRLPFPVDYSPYDATHVLTQVQLLLFAVGAVVALKLAKIYPPEIPSTNVDAEWFYRKLAPAVVRGIGGAVAAADRSIRTAAVGAVRGVLNRSFRAHGPAGPLARTWPSGSMLLWVAVLLSAILAFYYVGPPS; encoded by the coding sequence ATGATCGGTAGCCTCCCCCCGTTCGCGCTCTTCTTCCTCGGGGCGTTGCTGGTGCCGCTGGTGCGCGGGATTCCGCGGGCCGTTCTGCTGCTGCTCATTCCCGCCATCGGTGCGCTGAATGTCGCGTCGATGGAGCCGGGACAGGTGATGGAGTTGCAGCTCCTGGGTTACACGCTGACCCCGGTGCGGGTGGACCGACTGAGCCTCCTGTTCGGCTACCTGTTCCACCTCGCCGCCTTCATCGGGATCGTCTACTCGCTGCATCTCAAGCGCGAGGACCGGGACACGACGCAGCATGTCTCCGCGGTTCTATACGCTGGCGCTGCGTTGGGGGCGGTGTTTGCGGGCGACCTCATCACGCTCTTCGTGTTCTGGGAGCTGCTGGCCCTGACGTCCGTGTTCCTGATCTGGACGCGCCGCAAGCCGACGGCGGTCGCGTCCGGTATGCGCTACCTGATCATCCAGGTCGTGTCCGGGGTCACCTTGCTGGCTGGCATCCTCGTTCATGCCCACGAGCGTGGCAGCATCGAGTTCGGACCCATCGGCATCGAAGGGCTGGGCGGCAAGCTGATCCTGCTCGGCGTCGGCGTGAAGGCGGCGTTCCCCTTTCTGCATACCTGGCTGACGGAGGCATACCCGGAGGGGACGGCGACCGGCACCGTGTTCCTGTCGGCGTTCACCACCAAGGCGGCGGTCTACACGTTGGCGCGGGGATTCCCGGGCACGGAGGTGCTGATCTACGTCGGCGCCTTCATGGCCTGCTACCCCATCTTCTTCGCCGTCATCGAGAACGACCTCCGCAAGGTCCTGTCCTACTCCATGATGAACCAGATCGGTTTCATGGTGGTGGGGGTGGGGATCGGCAGCGACCTTGCCGTCAACGGTGCGGTGGCGCACGCATTCAACGACGTGCTCTTCAAAGGGCTCCTGTTCATGTCGATGGGGGCGGTGCTCTACGTCACGGGCACCACCAAGGCATCGGAGCTGGGCGGGCTCTACAAGACCATGCCCATCACCACGATCTTGTGCATCGTGGGGGCCCTGTCGATCTCTGCCGTGCCGTTCTTCAACGGGTTCGTGAGCAAGGCCATGATCATGTCGGCGCTGCTACACGAGCATCAGAACGCCATTTGGCTGGTCATGCTGTTCGCATCGGCCGGTGTGGTCGAGCATGCCGGGATCAAGATTCCGTTCTTCGCGTTCTTCGCGCACGACTCCGGGATCCGCGCCAAGGAACCGCCGGTCAACATGCTGGTGGCCATGACCATCGGCGCTACGCTCTGCATTGCCATCGGCATCATGCCGCGTCTGTTGTATGACCGGCTGCCATTCCCCGTGGACTACTCGCCGTACGACGCGACCCACGTGTTGACCCAGGTGCAGCTCCTTCTCTTCGCCGTCGGGGCGGTGGTGGCACTCAAGCTGGCGAAGATCTATCCGCCCGAGATTCCCTCGACCAACGTCGACGCGGAGTGGTTCTACCGGAAGCTGGCCCCGGCAGTGGTTCGTGGAATTGGCGGCGCCGTGGCAGCGGCGGACCGATCGATCCGTACGGCGGCGGTGGGGGCGGTGCGTGGAGTCCTCAATCGCTCGTTCCGGGCGCACGGGCCCGCGGGACCGCTGGCACGCACGTGGCCCAGCGGTAGCATGCTGCTGTGGGTCGCAGTGCTCCTCTCCGCCATCCTGGCGTTCTACTACGTCGGCCCCCCTTCATGA
- the rph gene encoding ribonuclease PH, with product MRRGLRTTAVELDAAPVAEGSCLYAAGNTRVLCTASVEDGVPQWRERSGAGWVTAEYSMLPRSTHRRTSRERTGPKGRTQEIQRLIGRSLRAVVDLSALGPRTVIVDCDVLQADGGTRTASITGGYIALARACQRLVREGQIARSPLQDAVAAVSVGLVRGEPVLDLDYALDSSADVDMNVVATGSGGLVEVQGTAEGAPFSRGELDDLIDLALGGIEQLLALQREVLARGG from the coding sequence ATGAGGCGAGGCCTCAGGACAACCGCTGTCGAGCTCGACGCTGCTCCCGTTGCAGAGGGGTCCTGCCTCTACGCGGCGGGGAACACGCGGGTGCTCTGTACGGCCAGCGTGGAGGATGGGGTTCCCCAGTGGAGGGAGCGGAGCGGTGCTGGGTGGGTCACCGCCGAGTACAGTATGCTGCCCCGGTCCACACATCGCCGCACCAGTCGCGAGCGTACTGGTCCCAAAGGCCGAACGCAGGAGATCCAGCGCCTGATCGGACGATCCCTGCGGGCGGTCGTCGACCTCTCTGCGCTGGGGCCGCGCACCGTCATCGTCGATTGTGATGTGCTGCAAGCGGACGGCGGAACCAGGACGGCAAGCATCACCGGCGGGTACATCGCGCTGGCGCGGGCTTGTCAGCGCCTGGTCCGAGAGGGACAGATCGCGCGCTCCCCGCTTCAGGACGCCGTGGCAGCGGTCAGCGTTGGATTGGTGAGGGGTGAGCCCGTCCTGGATCTGGACTACGCCCTGGATTCGAGTGCCGACGTCGACATGAACGTCGTCGCCACGGGGAGCGGGGGCTTGGTGGAAGTGCAGGGGACCGCGGAGGGTGCGCCGTTCTCCCGGGGGGAGCTCGACGATCTCATCGATCTGGCCCTCGGAGGGATCGAGCAGCTTCTGGCCCTGCAGCGCGAGGTTCTGGCTCGCGGCGGATGA
- a CDS encoding non-canonical purine NTP pyrophosphatase yields MKVLIATRSQHKMREIEEILGSLPGVTLTNLSELAVPYEEVEEDIEAYPTFEQNAVAKAHYFAGLTGLPTISDDSGLEVEALQGGPGVRTKRFAPVGPGVDQDRANNRYLVQKLAGLPPSRRGARYVCVAAFVGASDPEPVTFRGEVGGIILDEPAGQGGFGYDPFFFVPEIGMTFAQADAATKNALSHRGRAFKALREYLEGLAPS; encoded by the coding sequence ATGAAGGTCCTGATCGCCACTCGCAGTCAGCACAAGATGCGGGAGATCGAGGAGATCCTGGGCTCCCTTCCGGGAGTGACGCTGACCAACCTCAGCGAGCTGGCCGTTCCCTACGAAGAGGTGGAGGAGGACATCGAGGCCTACCCCACCTTCGAGCAGAATGCGGTCGCCAAAGCGCACTACTTCGCTGGGCTGACCGGGCTCCCCACGATTTCCGATGATTCCGGACTGGAGGTCGAGGCCCTGCAGGGCGGGCCCGGAGTCAGGACCAAGCGATTCGCCCCGGTGGGCCCGGGGGTGGACCAGGATCGGGCCAACAACCGCTATCTGGTGCAGAAGCTCGCGGGCCTGCCCCCGTCGCGGAGGGGCGCCCGCTATGTCTGTGTCGCCGCGTTCGTCGGAGCCTCCGATCCAGAGCCCGTCACCTTCCGGGGAGAGGTGGGGGGGATCATTCTGGATGAGCCCGCCGGCCAGGGCGGATTCGGATACGACCCCTTCTTCTTCGTACCCGAGATCGGGATGACCTTCGCCCAGGCGGATGCAGCCACCAAGAACGCGCTCAGCCACCGGGGCCGCGCTTTCAAAGCACTGAGGGAGTATCTGGAAGGGCTCGCCCCTTCGTAG